A genomic segment from Malus domestica chromosome 05, GDT2T_hap1 encodes:
- the LOC139196172 gene encoding uncharacterized protein, which yields MTTPTVKVENLLGMLTIKLKDDNFAKWAFQFKAVLKGYKLFGHFDGTDVCPSKFIITTDLGVTEEVTKAYIDWESTDMALLSLFLATLSDEVMEYVLGCKNAHEAWVNLVDREQLSVVGEYISDNDVIITGLVGLPKEYAIIRIVIRARESSITLKSLKHNFLVLKRKLKEKSIQEIKIQIMALPLRVKTITGPVMDTRGGISILEGTSRTQITMVGLETQIQG from the exons ATGACTACTCCGACTGTTAAAGTAGAAAATTTGTTAGGGATGCTTACTATAAAATTGAAAGATGATAATTTCGCCAAATGGGCATTTCAATTTAAGGCTGTGTTGAAGGGTTACAAACTGTTTGGTCATTTCGATGGCACTGATGTGTGTCCATCAAAGTTTATCATAACTACTGATCTTGGAGTTACTGAGGAAGTTACTAAAGCTTATATTGATTGGGAGTCAACTGATATGGCTTTATTAAGTCTTTTTCTTGCAACTCTATCTGATGAAGTGATGGAATATGTTCTTGGATGCAAGAATGCCCATGAGGCTTGGGTGAATCTTGTAGATAG AGAGCAATTAAGTGTTGTAGGAGAGTATATCTCAGACAATGATGTTATAATTACTGGTTTAGTTGGGCTACCAAAAGAATATGCGATAATAAGAATTGTcattcgtgctagggagtcaTCAATTACTCTCAAGAGTTTAAAGCACAACTTCTTGGTGCTGAAAAGGAAATTGAAGGAGAAATCA ATACaagaaatcaaaattcaaattatggCTCTAcctttaagggtcaaaacaattACAGGTCCAGTAATGGATACAAGGGGTGGAATTTCAATTCTTGAGGGTACAAGCAGAACTCAAATAACAATGGTTGGTCTGGAAACACAGATACAAGGATGA
- the LOC114824861 gene encoding uncharacterized protein, with translation MACTIDFRRLDEGFGGKTYKRKRNPQASDEDASVFGGAAMEIDDSYPPPAKRSAVPSSDNPDKPSFGKPSYDGVIAGKVSGRKWKQPRKQRASAAQVSRKGTTFEERAKAKEIKRAYRERMTELKDEIKKNKEEKRRKREEREKKKKENILRSGTKLQVISNPKTIKKIAKTKDRKLLQPVPEHLINKNRRKRNKNDDE, from the coding sequence ATGGCCTGCACAATCGATTTCCGCCGCCTAGACGAAGGCTTTGGCGGCAAAACCTACAAGCGCAAGAGAAACCCCCAAGCCTCCGACGAAGATGCCTCTGTCTTTGGCGGCGCTGCAATGGAAATCGATGACTCGTATCCACCTCCAGCCAAGCGGTCGGCGGTACCCTCGTCTGACAACCCTGACAAGCCCAGCTTCGGGAAGCCGAGCTACGACGGCGTCATCGCGGGAAAAGTCTCCGGGCGGAAGTGGAAGCAGCCAAGGAAGCAGAGGGCGTCGGCGGCGCAAGTTAGCCGAAAGGGGACGACGTTCGAGGAGAGGGCAAAGGCGAAAGAGATAAAGAGGGCTTACAGAGAGAGAATGACGGAGCTGAAGGACGAGATCAAGAAGAACAAGGaggagaagaggaggaagagggaggagagggagaagaagaagaaggagaatatcTTGAGGTCTGGGACTAAGCTGCAGGTGATTTCGAACCCGAAGACAATCAAGAAGATTGCAAAGACGAAGGATCGGAAGCTTCTCCAGCCGGTTCCGGAGCATTTGATAAACAAGAACAGGAGGAAGAGGAACAAGAACGACGACGAATAG
- the LOC103440932 gene encoding probable protein phosphatase 2C 27 codes for MRKGVFERVYLRSSYLSGGGLCFGEKMAAGTDYPQALSMLDGSYRKENVTVTREEKSSTFENLKQPNIGRPPRHLSAIRCCVSSAQLAPAAEVELDIGIVSSNSPSDSNSAFVPVFRSGSCSEIGPKPYMEDEHICVDNILDHLGATANFTSPGAFYGVFDGHGGTDASSFIRENILRFIVEDPHFPFCTKKAMKSAFLNADLAFAATSGLDSSSGTTALTALISGRAMLIANAGDCRAVLGRRGRAIELSKDHKPNCASERVRIEKLGGMVYDGYLNGQLSVARALGDWHMKGSKGSLCPLSAEPELEETILSEEDEFLILGCDGLWDVMSSQCAVTMARKELMIHNDPERCSRELVREALKRNTCDNLTVVVVCFSPDPPPLLEIPKLKFKRSISAEGLNLLQEVLDSKS; via the exons ATGCGAAAAGGAGTGTTTGAAAGGGTATACTTGAGGTCCAGTTATTTATCCGGGGGTGGATTATGTTTTGGGGAGAAAATGGCTGCAGGGACTGATTACCCGCAGGCACTTTCCATGTTGGATGGCAGTTATAGGAAGGAGAACGTTACTGTTACAAGAGAAGAGAAATCAAGTACTTTTGAGAACTTGAAGCAACCGAACATTGGCAGACCTCCTCGTCACCTCTCAGCTATTAGGTGTTGCGTGAGCTCTGCCCAGTTGGCTCCTGCAGCTGAAGTG GAGTTGGATATTGGGATTGTTAGCTCAAATTCCCCATCAGATAGTAACTCAGCTTTTGTACCTGTTTTTCGCTCTGGAAGCTGCTCGGAGATTGGACCGAAACCATATATGGAGGATGAGCATATTTGTGTAGACAATATTCTTGATCATCTAGGTGCAACTGCGAACTTCACTTCTCCTGGAGCATTCTATGGG GTTTTTGACGGCCATGGTGGTACTGATGCATCTTCGTTTATCAGAGAGAACATTTTAAGGTTTATAGTTGAGGATCCACATTTCCCGTTCTGTACTAAGAAGGCTATGAAGAGCGCTTTTCTAAATGCTGACCTTGCTTTTGCTGCTACCAGTGGTCTTGACAGTTCTTCTGGTACCACTGCACTTACGGCCCTCATCTCTGGAAG GGCGATGCTAATTGCAAATGCTGGAGATTGCCGAGCTGTGCTGGGAAGAAGAGGTAGGGCAATTGAGCTTTCCAAAGACCATAAACCCAATTGTGCCTCCGAAAGAGTGAGAATCGAGAAACTGGGAGGCATGGTGTATGATGGCTACCTCAACGGTCAATTATCTGTGGCACGAGCTCTTGGGGACTGGCACATGAAAGGCTCCAAAGGTTCCTTGTGTCCCTTGAGTGCAGAGCCAGAGCTCGAGGAGacaattctgagcgaggaagaTGAATTCTTAATCCTAGGCTGTGATGGGTTGTGGGATGTGATGAGCAGCCAGTGTGCAGTCACGATGGCAAGGAAAGAACTTATGATCCACAATGATCCCGAGAGATGCTCAAGAGAGCTGGTTCGGGAGGCACTCAAGCGCAATACGTGCGATAACCTGACGGTGGTAGTGGTATGCTTCTCGCCAGATCCACCCCCGTTGCTTGAGATCCCAAAGTTAAAATTCAAGAGGAGTATATCGGCGGAAGGCCTGAATCTTCTGCAGGAGGTACTAGATAGTAAATCATGA